Proteins encoded by one window of Homo sapiens chromosome 1 genomic patch of type FIX, GRCh38.p14 PATCHES HG1343_HG173_HG459_PATCH:
- the MFAP2 gene encoding microfibrillar-associated protein 2 isoform b precursor (isoform b precursor is encoded by transcript variant 3) → MRAAYLFLLFLPGLLAQGQYDLDPLPPFPDHVQYTHYSDQIDNPDYYDYQEVTPRPSEEQFQFQSQQQVQQEVIPAPTPEPGNAELEPTEPGPLDCREEQYPCTRLYSIHRPCKQCLNEVCFYSLRRVYVINKEICVRTVCAHEELLRADLCRDKFSKCGVMASSGLCQSVAASCARSCGSC, encoded by the exons ATGAGAGCTGCCTACCTCTTCCTGCTATTCCTGCCTG GCTTGCTGGCTCAGGGCCAGTATGACCTGGACCCGCTGCCGCCGTTCCCTGACCACGTCCAGTACACCCACTATAGCGACCAGATCG ACAACCCAGACTACTATGATTATCAAG AGGTGACTCCTCGGCCCTCCGAGGAACAGTTCCAGTTCCAGTCCCAGCAGCAAGTCCAACAGGAAGTCATCCCAGCCCCAACCCCAG AACCAGGAAATGCAGAGCTGGAGCCCACAGAGCCTGGGCCTCTTG ACTGCCGTGAGGAACAGTACCCGTGCACCCGCCTCTACTCCATACACAGGCCTTGCAAACAGTGTCTCAACGAGGTCTGCTTCTACAG CCTCCGCCGTGTGTACGTCATTAACAAGGAGATCTGTGTTCGTACAGTGTGTGCCCATGAGGAGCTCCTCCGAG CTGACCTCTGTCGGGACAAGTTCTCCAAATGTGGCGTGATGGCCAGCAGCGGCCTGTGCCAATCCGTGGCGGCCTCCTGTGCCAGGAGCTGTGGGAGCTGCTAG
- the MFAP2 gene encoding microfibrillar-associated protein 2 isoform a precursor (isoform a precursor is encoded by transcript variant 1), with translation MRAAYLFLLFLPAGLLAQGQYDLDPLPPFPDHVQYTHYSDQIDNPDYYDYQEVTPRPSEEQFQFQSQQQVQQEVIPAPTPEPGNAELEPTEPGPLDCREEQYPCTRLYSIHRPCKQCLNEVCFYSLRRVYVINKEICVRTVCAHEELLRADLCRDKFSKCGVMASSGLCQSVAASCARSCGSC, from the exons ATGAGAGCTGCCTACCTCTTCCTGCTATTCCTGCCTG CAGGCTTGCTGGCTCAGGGCCAGTATGACCTGGACCCGCTGCCGCCGTTCCCTGACCACGTCCAGTACACCCACTATAGCGACCAGATCG ACAACCCAGACTACTATGATTATCAAG AGGTGACTCCTCGGCCCTCCGAGGAACAGTTCCAGTTCCAGTCCCAGCAGCAAGTCCAACAGGAAGTCATCCCAGCCCCAACCCCAG AACCAGGAAATGCAGAGCTGGAGCCCACAGAGCCTGGGCCTCTTG ACTGCCGTGAGGAACAGTACCCGTGCACCCGCCTCTACTCCATACACAGGCCTTGCAAACAGTGTCTCAACGAGGTCTGCTTCTACAG CCTCCGCCGTGTGTACGTCATTAACAAGGAGATCTGTGTTCGTACAGTGTGTGCCCATGAGGAGCTCCTCCGAG CTGACCTCTGTCGGGACAAGTTCTCCAAATGTGGCGTGATGGCCAGCAGCGGCCTGTGCCAATCCGTGGCGGCCTCCTGTGCCAGGAGCTGTGGGAGCTGCTAG